The Quercus robur chromosome 7, dhQueRobu3.1, whole genome shotgun sequence genome has a segment encoding these proteins:
- the LOC126690837 gene encoding dof zinc finger protein DOF3.5-like translates to MERGWKTNVEVSPNCPRCGSSNTKFCYYNNYSLTQPRYFCKGCRRYWTKGGSLRNVPVGGGCRKNRRASKSLRLSNDGVQSRSLAYGNLKNDPMGHSFKGNSMVESTTSSSMMPDGSHIDLALVYANFLNQKPDCKKDLELPELPAGDHHFNSTSEFSSVSNTNLNSSTQLENGFFGCHASVSELPLENCVNTQMYLSSEQSIRHDTSNYGLPPLPGEAIVSQEVLWPSSHQMMVNHAFQETQLLGPEALDPNSLISNWSPFDLSRDDTF, encoded by the coding sequence ATGGAGAGAGGATGGAAAACAAACGTAGAGGTATCACCAAACTGTCCTCGGTGTGGTTCTTCCAACACAAAGTTTTGCTACTACAACAACTACAGCTTAACACAACCAAGGTACTTTTGCAAAGGCTGTAGAAGGTATTGGACTAAAGGTGGATCCCTCAGAAATGTACCTGTTGGTGGTGGCTGCCGAAAAAATAGAAGGGCTAGCAAGTCCTTAAGGCTATCCAATGATGGTGTTCAGTCAAGAAGTTTGGCTTATGGGAATCTCAAAAATGACCCAATGGGGCATTCATTCAAAGGGAATTCCATGGTTGAGTCCACTACTAGCTCATCAATGATGCCTGATGGTTCACATATCGACCTTGCACTTGTTTATGCCAACTTCTTGAATCAAAAGCCTGATTGCAAGAAAGACTTGGAGTTGCCAGAATTGCCTGCAGGTGATCATCATTTTAATTCAACTTCAGAGTTTTCAAGTGTGTCAAATACAAACTTGAATTCAAGTACTCAACTAGAAAATGGTTTTTTTGGATGTCACGCTAGTGTTTCTGAGCTGCCTTTGGAAAATTGTGTTAACACCCAGATGTATTTATCAAGTGAACAATCTATAAGGCATGACACAAGCAATTATGGGTTGCCACCATTGCCAGGTGAAGCAATAGTCTCCCAAGAAGTATTGTGGCCAAGTTCTCATCAAATGATGGTGAATCATGCATTTCAAGAAACGCAGCTGCTGGGACCAGAAGCACTAGATCCAAATTCCTTGATTTCTAATTGGAGCCCATTCGATTTATCAAGGGATGATACTTTCTAG